The following proteins are co-located in the Candidatus Competibacteraceae bacterium genome:
- the gltX gene encoding glutamate--tRNA ligase: MVKTRFAPSPTGYLHIGGARTALFSWLYARRHGGPFVLRIEDTDLERSTPEAVNAILEGMNWLGLDYDEGPFYQTQRFDRYREVLRQLLREGKAYYCYCTREELDALRAEQMAHKVKPRYDGRHRDYQGSPREGVEPVVRFKNPVDGEVVVEDLIRGNIVFQNVELDDLIIARADGTPTYNFCVVVDDMDMGITHVIRGDDHINNSPRQINILKALGASPPRYGHVPMILGPDGQKLSKRHGAASVMEYRDMGYLPEAVLNYLVRLGWSHGDQEIFSLDEMIEFFDLDGCNKAPSAINPSKLIWLNKHYLKTLDPIHVARHLSWHLGQLGIDPSEGPQLADVVQAFAERSDTLHDMAQAAIFLYREFEQYDAKAAGKHLTAAAGEPLRCLHEALAALSEWRAGSIHEAVKAVAEAGGLALGKVAQPLRVAVSGAAVSPPIDVTLELLGRHRTLARIARAQAFIEG; encoded by the coding sequence ATGGTTAAGACTCGCTTTGCTCCCAGCCCCACCGGCTATTTGCACATCGGCGGTGCTCGCACCGCCCTGTTTTCCTGGTTGTACGCCCGCCGGCATGGCGGCCCCTTTGTGCTGCGCATCGAGGATACCGATCTGGAACGCTCGACCCCGGAGGCGGTGAACGCCATTCTGGAGGGCATGAACTGGTTGGGGCTGGATTACGACGAGGGGCCGTTTTACCAGACCCAGCGTTTCGACCGCTACCGGGAGGTGTTGCGGCAATTGCTGCGCGAAGGCAAAGCCTACTACTGTTATTGCACCCGGGAAGAGTTGGATGCTTTGCGCGCCGAGCAGATGGCGCACAAGGTCAAACCGCGTTATGACGGCCGTCACCGTGATTATCAGGGGTCGCCGCGCGAGGGCGTGGAGCCGGTGGTGCGCTTCAAGAATCCTGTTGACGGCGAGGTGGTGGTCGAGGATCTGATTCGCGGCAACATCGTGTTCCAGAACGTCGAGCTCGACGATCTGATCATCGCCCGCGCCGACGGTACGCCCACCTATAACTTCTGCGTGGTGGTGGACGATATGGACATGGGTATCACCCATGTCATTCGCGGCGACGACCATATCAATAACTCGCCCCGGCAAATCAACATCCTCAAAGCCCTGGGCGCATCGCCGCCGCGGTACGGTCACGTACCGATGATTCTCGGGCCGGATGGCCAGAAGCTGTCCAAGCGCCACGGTGCCGCCAGCGTGATGGAGTACCGCGACATGGGCTATCTGCCGGAAGCGGTGCTGAACTATCTGGTGCGGCTGGGCTGGTCGCACGGTGATCAGGAAATTTTCTCACTGGACGAGATGATCGAATTTTTCGATCTCGATGGCTGCAACAAGGCGCCTTCGGCGATCAACCCTTCCAAATTGATCTGGCTTAACAAGCATTATCTGAAGACCTTGGACCCGATCCATGTTGCCCGCCATTTAAGCTGGCATCTGGGCCAGTTGGGCATCGATCCCAGTGAGGGGCCGCAACTGGCGGATGTGGTCCAGGCGTTCGCCGAGCGTTCCGATACGCTGCACGACATGGCCCAGGCCGCGATTTTTCTTTACCGGGAGTTCGAGCAGTATGACGCCAAGGCGGCAGGCAAGCATTTGACCGCCGCTGCCGGGGAGCCATTGCGGTGCTTGCACGAGGCGTTGGCGGCGCTGTCGGAGTGGCGGGCCGGATCGATCCACGAGGCGGTGAAGGCGGTGGCCGAGGCGGGCGGATTGGCGCTGGGCAAGGTGGCGCAGCCGTTGCGGGTGGCGGTGTCGGGCGCGGCGGTTTCGCCGCCGATCGACGTGACACTGGAGCTGTTGGGTCGGCACCGGACCCTGGCTCGAATCGCGCGGGCACAGGCGTTTATCGAGGGTTGA
- the glmU gene encoding bifunctional UDP-N-acetylglucosamine diphosphorylase/glucosamine-1-phosphate N-acetyltransferase GlmU: protein MQQLSVVILAAGKGKRMVSDLPKVLHAVGGKPLLGHVLATASGLEAATRIVVYGHGGEAVKTACADEEGVLWVEQAEQLGTGHAMAQALPLLAEADVVLVLYGDVPLTRAETLRPLVEAARRGRLALLTVELTDPAGYGRIVRDDAGQVQRIVEEKDATPAERDLREVNTGILAAPAAKLRGWVTGLGNDNAQGEYYLTDVVALAVRDGVSVEPFTVADPAEVQGVNDRQQLAQLERCYQARQAEALMRGGATLLDPARVDVRGTVSTGRDVVIDANVVFEGTVRLGDRVRIGPFCLLRDTVIGDDVEILSHCRIEGAEVGAGAQIGPFARLRPETQLAAGVHIGNFVETKKTRIGLGSKVNHLSYLGDAEIGTRVNVGAGTITCNYDGANKHKTLIGDDAFIGSNSSLVAPVRIGQGATVGAGSSVSRDVPDGSLCLTRAPRKDVAHWQRPVKPKKS from the coding sequence ATGCAGCAGCTTTCGGTCGTGATCCTTGCCGCCGGCAAGGGCAAGCGCATGGTTTCGGATTTACCCAAGGTGTTGCACGCGGTAGGCGGCAAGCCGTTGCTGGGCCATGTGTTGGCCACGGCGAGTGGCTTGGAGGCGGCTACCCGGATCGTGGTGTACGGCCATGGTGGCGAGGCCGTCAAGACCGCTTGCGCGGACGAGGAGGGAGTGCTCTGGGTCGAGCAAGCCGAGCAACTGGGCACGGGGCACGCGATGGCGCAAGCCTTGCCGCTGCTGGCCGAGGCTGATGTGGTGCTGGTGCTGTACGGCGATGTCCCTCTGACCCGCGCCGAGACCTTGCGGCCGTTGGTGGAAGCGGCCCGGCGCGGCCGGTTGGCGCTACTGACGGTCGAGTTGACCGATCCAGCGGGTTATGGCCGTATCGTTCGCGACGATGCGGGGCAGGTACAACGTATCGTCGAGGAAAAAGACGCGACTCCGGCGGAGCGCGATCTACGCGAGGTCAACACCGGGATTCTGGCGGCGCCCGCGGCGAAGCTGCGCGGATGGGTCACCGGGCTGGGCAACGATAACGCCCAGGGCGAGTATTATCTGACCGATGTGGTGGCCTTGGCAGTGCGCGACGGTGTGTCGGTCGAGCCGTTCACGGTGGCCGATCCGGCGGAGGTGCAGGGGGTCAACGATCGCCAGCAACTGGCGCAGTTGGAGCGTTGCTATCAGGCGCGGCAGGCCGAGGCTTTAATGCGCGGTGGCGCGACCCTGCTGGACCCGGCGCGCGTGGACGTGCGCGGTACGGTCAGCACCGGTCGGGATGTGGTAATCGACGCCAATGTGGTGTTCGAGGGAACGGTGCGTCTGGGCGACCGGGTTCGGATCGGGCCGTTTTGCCTGCTGCGGGATACGGTTATCGGCGACGATGTCGAAATCTTGTCGCATTGCCGGATCGAAGGCGCGGAAGTGGGTGCCGGGGCCCAGATCGGACCTTTCGCCCGGCTGCGGCCCGAGACCCAACTGGCGGCGGGCGTGCATATCGGTAATTTCGTCGAAACCAAAAAGACCCGCATCGGTCTGGGTTCCAAGGTCAACCACCTGAGCTATCTGGGCGATGCCGAGATCGGCACACGGGTTAATGTCGGTGCGGGCACCATTACCTGCAACTACGATGGGGCCAACAAGCACAAAACCCTGATCGGCGACGACGCGTTCATCGGTTCCAACAGTTCGCTGGTGGCGCCGGTGCGGATCGGCCAGGGCGCCACCGTGGGCGCGGGTTCCTCGGTCAGCCGCGACGTACCGGACGGTAGCCTGTGTCTGACTCGTGCCCCGCGCAAGGATGTGGCCCACTGGCAGCGGCCGGTTAAGCCGAAAAAGAGCTAG
- a CDS encoding F0F1 ATP synthase subunit epsilon: MAMTLHVDIVSAEKELFSGAVEMVTAPGELGELGILPRHSQLLTRLKPGQVRVRLLGGEEQLFYVSGGLLEVQPHVVTILSDTAERARDLDEVAAQSAKQRAEQVIADSRSEFEFARAKVELAEAIAQLQTIAKMRRQRKSG, from the coding sequence ATGGCCATGACACTGCACGTCGATATCGTCAGCGCGGAGAAGGAATTGTTCTCCGGAGCCGTCGAGATGGTGACCGCGCCGGGTGAATTGGGTGAACTGGGCATCCTGCCGCGCCATAGCCAGTTGCTGACCCGGTTGAAGCCTGGTCAGGTTCGGGTTCGGCTGCTGGGCGGTGAGGAGCAGTTGTTCTACGTATCGGGGGGATTGCTGGAAGTCCAGCCCCATGTGGTAACTATCCTGTCCGACACGGCCGAACGGGCCAGGGATCTGGATGAGGTTGCCGCGCAGTCCGCCAAGCAGCGCGCCGAGCAGGTGATCGCCGATAGCCGGAGCGAGTTCGAGTTCGCCAGGGCTAAGGTCGAACTGGCCGAGGCGATCGCTCAGTTGCAGACCATCGCGAAGATGCGCAGGCAGCGCAAATCAGGTTAA
- the atpD gene encoding F0F1 ATP synthase subunit beta, whose translation MSSGNVVQIIGAVVDVEFPRGSVPKIYDALRLDENGLILEVQQQLGDGVVRTIAMGASEGLKRNMVVSNTGAPISVPVGTPTLGRIMNVLGIPIDHKGPVETDTYRAIHQPAPSYEDQSGATELLETGIKVIDLLCPFAKGGKVGLFGGAGVGKTVNMMELIRNIAIEHSGYSVFAGVGERTREGNDFYHEMKDSNVLDKVALVYGQMNEPPGNRLRVALTGLSIAENFRDEGRDVLLFVDNIYRYTLAGTECSALLGRMPSAVGYQPTLAEEMGVLQERITSTKTGSITSIQAVYVPADDLTDPSPATTFAHLDATVVLSRQISELGIYPAVDPLDSTSRQLDPLVVGQDHYDTARAVQSTLQRYKELKDIIAILGMDELSEEDRLVVARARKIQRFLSQPFFVAEVFTGSPGKYVALKDTIAAFKGIVAGEYDHLPEQAFYMVGSIDEAVEKANKL comes from the coding sequence ATGAGTTCTGGCAATGTTGTGCAAATCATCGGCGCGGTGGTGGACGTCGAGTTCCCCCGCGGGTCGGTGCCCAAAATCTACGACGCGCTGCGTCTCGATGAAAACGGGCTGATCCTGGAAGTGCAGCAGCAGTTGGGCGACGGCGTGGTCCGCACCATCGCCATGGGGGCGTCCGAAGGGCTGAAGCGCAACATGGTCGTCTCCAACACCGGGGCACCGATTTCGGTGCCCGTGGGTACGCCCACTCTGGGCCGGATCATGAACGTGCTGGGGATACCGATCGACCATAAAGGGCCGGTCGAGACCGATACTTACCGCGCCATCCATCAGCCGGCGCCCAGCTATGAAGATCAGTCGGGCGCGACCGAACTGCTGGAAACCGGCATCAAGGTCATCGACCTGCTCTGCCCGTTCGCCAAGGGCGGCAAGGTGGGTCTGTTCGGTGGCGCCGGCGTGGGCAAGACCGTCAACATGATGGAGCTGATCCGCAATATCGCCATCGAGCACTCGGGGTATTCGGTGTTTGCCGGCGTGGGCGAACGGACCCGCGAAGGCAACGACTTTTATCATGAGATGAAGGATTCGAACGTGCTGGACAAGGTGGCTCTGGTCTATGGTCAGATGAACGAGCCGCCGGGCAACCGGTTGCGCGTGGCCCTGACCGGTCTGAGCATCGCCGAGAACTTCCGTGACGAAGGCCGCGACGTACTGTTGTTCGTGGATAACATCTACCGTTATACCCTGGCCGGTACCGAGTGTTCCGCGCTGCTGGGCCGCATGCCCTCCGCGGTGGGTTATCAGCCGACCCTGGCCGAGGAAATGGGGGTGTTGCAGGAGCGCATCACCTCGACCAAGACCGGGTCCATCACGTCCATCCAGGCGGTGTACGTGCCCGCCGACGACCTGACCGACCCGTCGCCGGCCACCACCTTTGCTCACTTGGACGCCACGGTGGTGCTATCCCGCCAGATTTCCGAACTGGGCATCTATCCGGCCGTGGATCCGCTGGATTCCACCTCCCGGCAGTTGGATCCGCTGGTAGTGGGGCAAGACCACTACGATACCGCTCGCGCGGTACAGAGCACGCTGCAGCGCTACAAGGAACTGAAGGATATCATCGCCATTCTGGGCATGGACGAGTTGTCCGAGGAAGATCGGCTGGTGGTGGCGCGCGCGCGCAAGATTCAGCGTTTCCTGTCGCAGCCGTTCTTCGTGGCCGAAGTGTTCACCGGTTCGCCCGGCAAATACGTTGCGCTCAAGGACACCATTGCGGCGTTCAAGGGCATCGTGGCCGGCGAGTATGATCACTTGCCCGAGCAAGCGTTTTACATGGTCGGCTCGATTGACGAAGCCGTGGAAAAGGCCAACAAGCTGTAA
- the atpG gene encoding F0F1 ATP synthase subunit gamma: MAGAKEIRTKIKSIKSTQKITKAMEMVAASKMRKAQERMRAARPYATKIRNVISHLAHAHTEYRSPGLVEREVRRVGLIVVSTDRGLCGGLNTNLFKTTIVAMQQWRSQGVEIDICTIGTKAFQFFRRLKGNIVAHVSHLGDAPRFEDVLGPVKVMADAFAEGRVDAIHLVYNEFVNTMSQKPKIEQLVPVTADVQEAAPAHRWDYIYEPDPKDLIELLLRRYGESVVYQALVENVACEMASRMVAMKSATDNAGALIDELQLIYNKARQASITQELAEIVGGAAAV, translated from the coding sequence ATGGCCGGTGCCAAAGAGATACGAACCAAAATCAAGAGTATCAAAAGTACTCAGAAGATCACCAAAGCCATGGAAATGGTGGCGGCGAGCAAAATGCGCAAGGCGCAGGAGCGCATGCGAGCGGCTCGGCCTTACGCGACCAAGATTCGCAACGTCATCTCGCACTTGGCTCATGCGCATACCGAGTACCGTAGTCCAGGACTGGTGGAGCGCGAGGTCAGACGTGTTGGGCTCATTGTGGTTTCGACCGACCGTGGTCTGTGCGGGGGACTCAATACCAACCTGTTCAAGACGACCATCGTCGCCATGCAGCAATGGCGAAGCCAAGGAGTCGAGATCGACATCTGTACGATCGGCACCAAGGCGTTTCAGTTTTTCCGTCGGCTGAAAGGCAACATTGTCGCCCATGTTTCCCATCTGGGCGATGCTCCCCGTTTCGAGGATGTGCTCGGTCCGGTCAAGGTCATGGCCGATGCGTTTGCCGAGGGGCGGGTGGACGCTATTCACCTGGTGTACAACGAGTTCGTAAACACCATGAGCCAGAAGCCCAAGATCGAGCAACTGGTGCCGGTCACCGCCGATGTGCAGGAAGCCGCGCCCGCTCATCGTTGGGATTACATCTACGAACCCGATCCCAAGGATCTCATCGAACTGCTGCTGCGACGCTACGGCGAATCCGTGGTTTATCAGGCACTGGTGGAAAATGTTGCTTGCGAGATGGCCTCCCGCATGGTGGCCATGAAGAGCGCGACCGACAACGCTGGCGCCCTGATTGATGAGTTGCAATTAATCTACAACAAGGCCCGGCAGGCGTCGATTACCCAGGAATTGGCCGAGATCGTGGGTGGCGCCGCGGCGGTGTAA